The Dermacentor albipictus isolate Rhodes 1998 colony unplaced genomic scaffold, USDA_Dalb.pri_finalv2 scaffold_11, whole genome shotgun sequence genome segment caacccgagaaaaacgaagacgctctggctggctctggcagcccgcgggtagccagaaggaaagtgtctgcgttcacccggtgaacgcagcgcaagcgttaggttcacgcaaacgtcacgtccgggacgccacatccggtctttgtttttttacGTCCATGATGTCACATCTGGCCTTTTTGGCGGCATGatggcaggctcggagtgcacgaagcggtggatcgcttatttttcgggcttttgcttctcgtaagtatacttcgtctttgagtttgatgtgcatctactacgcgtagctaatctttcgactgcatgatgccatatataggtgttctgtgatgatactttatagccaggttcctcacgagcttttgtgatgcattgcagggaccgccacaccggccagccagtgctacagtgtcctaatgcagagaacgtatattacacggaactgcgctccttcagagttatagtctttgtcagaagcacgtaacagtaacattacttggttacggtgctgctacatggcagaatatttgaatggcagatgtcccgagtgcggcatgtaagtacgtacgtacgcgcgcttgtttagcctaaataagagtttctattgttccccaatggaaatgcacattcctgatgcatggttcagatctgccggctaagggcggtagtgaataaagtcaccaaattgcggcctcgttgcggtctcgcattgcggcttcattgcacggtcgggaaaaattgctttagaaccaaaacttcgctgcgctgtcagtagccattcactgataagctttctccgcagcgtaatgctcagtgcagatgtgatgggggttgtgtgtgcggtcggtatgtgaccgatattcctgaacgcagtgtcattcagcgatgtgcacagctgtggctgattgtagaatgtgggctgtgacaggagtgatggggaccatgctcctgcctcggccaaggttgcagcgatttcagagctgcagggagcgcccaggcagaacctaatctcggccctatgctgcagctccagcttcttgagacgggcacgtggtagtgccacgagtgggaggacgtaccgcaggcgtgaggtggctactgcatggtacagccgcagagcccacctagtggtgcagctctgtcctcgggcaacaagctgggagactgccttgtggaaCGGAAGgccctggacatgcagggtcttgacagcaggcagccaggtcagccggtgatgaacgtgtagccccgggtacgtcactgccgggcttcaaggtcgccttccagttgcagctgtgcagcgggcggttgctcttgggtggagcagcatggcctccgtcttccttgccgagatggcaaggccaatgcagctcaggtaagcagcggcggtgtctagggctctttgcagagccgagcgcgcactgctgtggctgtgtggtggatttcgcacacatagggcgatgtggtccgcgttgatggaggtattcacgtggttgtgggggtcagtctgcaggacagcaggcagtcaagccaggttgaacaggaaagggctcaccactgatccttgtgggacgtcctctaccaaataggtccagggcctgctgaacgactggatagggcaggccgtcaaaggcccccttcatgccgataagcaccaggagcacggcgtcaccgcaggccttggcctcttccagcgtggaggccacgtccacgatggagtccgcactgcatcagctccgccggaagcctatctgctcatcggccagaaagcaatggcctccatcagcttgcaagcagcagaggtgagtgagactggtcgataggagctcacgtttttcagccggccttcaggatgggggccacgtaggctgtgcgcaatgactccggcacctgccctgactgccagatgtttaagcagtcaagcaggtgcagctgctcgctggcggccaggttgcgaagcatttgggttcctggtgcactgggctcctggtgcactgcgatgcttggagctcgtgcagcgtcagcgggtcctggtagatagccataacctggctcgatggccaccctgggtggtgagagagaagggaagacggaaaggcagggaggttaaccaggctgagtccagtttgctaccctacacatggggaggggaatggggagtgaaagaggaagagagagaacttaagtgtaggatgtctatagtcgggcactcaagtctgttgccctcaggcagcgaaaaagcgctcggactgctttctgggccaatgaactgtgaggccaggctcccaagactggatgacaggccatttacagaagcgaagaccctgtgtggtggttgtgcaggcagctaggcaggctgacggaaggctgccctaccttcaggatggctgcagtgcgtggtacagccagcgcaaactggttggcgaggagctccgcaagggcctcttcgctgatgctcagcgtgatggccacggcgaggacaggttgtaggcttcctctcctgctggtgagggatttgagcagtctccaagccaggggtcccctggacctgccctcgatggcagagcagaggctcctcctgcgccgggcttggcgtctgcagcgggcatctgcacgtctgtactcggtccaatgctctaccttgcccgtccggattgctccacgctccatacggcacctggaggcacgaatgttgagcaggtggaggtccggagcgggggtatctggttgggtagagcactgaacggtggcagcctgagcacaatccgcgatggcgctcaggaagtcacggccatcgtccaacttgctgcagtgcttccggaatagggaccagtctgtgacgtaagttcttgacctaggccttctcccagacctggggctgatcacaatagggaagtggtcagacccccatctgtccgaagttgtggcccaggagtaggagcactgctcagtgttgagggagaggtcaatggccgtgcgagctctgcggtatacgtaggtgggctccctggtgttccaaggtcagcaggccagctcagctgatgccatctgtgaggcctttgcctcagcgggtgcagctgcggcttccccaatccgtgtggtgtgcgttgaagtcactgcacaggactgcatgcccaccaaggcgaacagccagctggatgaggctgaagggatcccacggctttcctggacggatgcagatgctcgccacagccgtgtcctggctgccaaggcgtaccacaatggcgcatgactccaaggggccaccggcgatgtcagcaacaggtagaacagcacgcgccagggtgctgcggacatagattgccgtgcgtggctttcctggctttggactccatctaggcagggtgccgcagtgcaactgcgtgtggcacaggtggtggcacccgagtagtcgggaagccgtaggttctcggccacggcatgtctccagcagtgcgagtaccgtatagtgcggaatataggttgaggttttttcccaaaaatattactaaaagttcaccccttgacttacataccggcccttggcacagcatgaatagtcgtctggcagcatgtaggagcgcagacctttcggcatccacattgttatcgcccccttggtgaccgacgcggcccaactcgcgggcgctgcgcggttctttattctgacgaagttctttattctatggcgcagtgcacccggagctcaaagacagggtggcggattttgtccgcgagcatcgtgccagatctttgccagtcgcagcagaactcatctgcatcaaagctattgagatcgcccgagaatccggactgcccaaggaacaattcaagggctccatttattgggttcgtcgcttcatgcaacgcaagggattcgcacttcgacaccgcaaatcaatctggcagaagcagccagaggcatacgaggacaagttggtcgaattccagcgctatgttatccgtctccggcagcagcatggctacatgttggtacagatcggcaacgctgatgaaatgccggtgtggttcgacatgccgtcgctcaccacagtgtgcgaacgcggcacaaaagaagtcgagcttctttctacggggaacgagcattcaccgtgatgctcgcgtgtactgcagatggcagaaagctgcccccatacataatattcaagaggaagacgctgccgaaagaggctttcccacgggatgtcgttcgcgtgaatgaaaagggctatatggacgaggccctcatgctcaattggattaagaccgtctggaatcggcaaccaggggcactcttgcggtgtccgagcatgctcgtcttggatgcctttcgcgggcacttgaccgcaggattgaagctggcactccgcgacgggaggacggaactcgccgtcattccgggaggcatgacgtcaacacttcagccactggacgtcgtgctcaacaagcctgttagagaccgtgtccgtgaacaatataatcagtggatggccggcgacaacctgatgaccccaaccggccagctgcgcaggccgcctctcgtcactgtggccacatgggtgtcgcaggttgtgctcgctgcccgacgatacggtggtgtgggcattcaagaagtgttgcaaaattttttgcataagccaggaacgcacacaggagtccaaagaactttgtcaccaggagaaaaagttacagcacagtgggtcgagtcgtaacgaaacttgcgagcgtcctgggagacgtctgtgttaagcggggcgaggcatctgcactctgcgaggcgagacacaaactgttccaagaaaggaactgatgggggtacaggagtcgaaaggaatgatacattaagaatgaaacttggtgaacagccatagatgaagaaaaaatgttaaaatccagtggtacgttgcgtagccatgttataggcgaatgtcatgaacgacaggattgcatccccgttcgtgtggccagggtagatgtatagtcgcatgcaatatgacttgcaacactcttgttcgttgttgaaggggctccacggctgtgcagcagctctgacattcgaaatagcagtttaatagacaccactaattgaagctgtgtttcggtctggaacttaccatgtgtctgcacagccgtacagccttggaaccccttcgaccacgggcaccggtgttgcaattcatattgcacgtcactgtacatcgcaatcatcaagctgttggtctgcggatggtaactggaagtcgtcttgcgaattgtgttagaggcgcacagaacttcggtaaggatagaagagacgaagactgctgcggtcactgaggagaacgcgcggagcgctgcggtgtaagataatgttgtgtagaaagaaatcagcgacttcagcagcagtccaggatggtagagatgctgtctccgcatagcgtgttggatggtctatggccgttgcaatccaacgatttccatgtgaggtcatgggaagaggaccgtacaagtctattccaactacttcaaaaggcgaagcgggacaaggcagaggttgtaaagagccagaaggagctgttgggtttgctttgacaatgaacgcagggtgcaacatacttcgcaacggctgaagatgggccaggccaggagcagcaacttcatattctgttgtaagtcttgtggtagcctagaggaccagtcgtcgcatgatcgtgaaaggcttcaagcacctcacattgcagagaacatggtatgaccgggacccatttgttgccatcgatgtgataaatgttgcgatgtaaaaccccattgtgcagcttgaattgattaagttgtcgacgaagtcaggcgtttggcggtgacgaagaatcttccatgcgttggagaatagttcagcagtatgggtcgatgcgttagtgggacacaaggacagatgggctgttgtgtcttagccattcgagggctacaatgggtaaagccgatgaagaggactcgggacgtacacaatcgcggagaggttatggtgaatcgtcatgattcggcagagggtagcaagagagagcattggtgtcttgatgcttctttgcagccctgtaggtgacattgaaatcgtactcctgtaggtgaagcacacagcaacccaggtgacctgataaattctttagcgatgaaagccagcacagtgtgttatggtcggtaaacactgtgaaatggcggccatgaagacatgggtgaaatttttgcacggcccaacagcaaagcactcctgcttggttatggtgtagtaattttctgcactggttagtgcacgactagcctaagcaattact includes the following:
- the LOC139051261 gene encoding uncharacterized protein — translated: MERGAIRTGKVEHWTEYRRADARCRRQARRRRSLCSAIEGRSRGPLAWRLLKSLTSRRGSLQPVLAVAITLSISEEALAELLANQFALAVPRTAAILKVGQPSVSLPSCLHNHHTGSSLL